The following nucleotide sequence is from Desulfatiglans anilini DSM 4660.
GTGGTGGACCGCCATGGAGAGCATCGCATAGATGAAGAATACCAGGAGCAGGAAGACGATGTCGATCAGCGGAATCATCTCCACCCGGACCCTTTTTTGATGATAGAGCGGGATTTTCATATGCTATCCATTCGCTGTCGCCTGCACCCGCGCCTTTTGCTCATTTCCGGGGCCCTCCGAAAGGCAGTGCTGCGTGAGTTTCTCGTAAACGATCTCCAGGCTGGTGGCGTATTTCTCGATCGTCAGAACCGCATTTTCGACGCGGGAGGTGAAGTAGTTGTATGGGAAGACGCTGAAGATCGCGATCCCGAGGCCCGCCGCGGTGGTGATGAGCGCCTGCGCGATGCCGCCGGTCACCGCCTGGGGCTCCTCGATGCCCATGTTCCCGAGGACCTCGAAGGAGGCGATGATGCCGAGGACCGTCCCGAAGATGCCGAGAAGCGGCGTGACGGTGATCATCGTGTCGAGGACACCCAGGTAGCGGCGCATGCGCTTGACCTCGTCGGCCGCGCTGGTTTCCATCGCCTTGGCCATGGAGAATTCCCGGTGGAGGATGCCGCTGATGAGGATTCGTATCACGTAATCCCTCGACCCGGCTGTCTTGATCCGGACGCCCTCCCAATCCCCCGTACGGCAGAGCTCGAGGACTTCGTTGACCAGGCTCTGATCGCGGCGCCGGTCCTCTCTGAGCCAGAAGAGGGCCTTTTCGATGACCACCGTCAAGGAGAGGATGGAGCACAAGAGCAGCGGGTACATAATGGGACCCCCGCTCAAAAAGATGTCGATCATAGAATGAACCTCCCGGCGCGTCTACGGCCCGGGGAGTTTGCTGCGGCCGGAAACGCGGTTTTGACAGGCCGTCGAAAAACGCCCGTCTGCTGCGTTACGCTCATCCCGTGTCACGGCGGAGCCCTGATGCGTGCGCTTCCTTCCACGGGGTTTCGCAAGCCTTGCATCCGGCCGTTTTTCAGCGGCCTGCAAGCAAGGGATTTCTCAATACGCTGTTGATGGAGCCTTCCCGCAGGCCGGGCCTCCAGTGCAGCGCCCCGCCCTGCCGACCAGGCTCACGCGCGGAGCCCCCGTGGCGGGGTTTCTATCCACCAGCACGCGGCAGTCGTACGCGGCGCTGATGCCCTCGGAGGTGACCACCTCGGCCGGCGTGCCCGCGCTGAAAAGACGGCCGTTTTCGAGAATGACCAGGCGGTTGCAGTACAGGGCGGCCAGGTCGATGTCGTGCGTGACCGCCACGACGCTAACTTGTTTGTCCCGCACGAGCGAGGAGATCAGCTCGAAGATCTCCATCTTGTATTTGATGTCCAGGAAGGCCGTCGGTTCGTCCAGCAGGATGATCTCGGGATCCTGGGCGAGCGCCCTGGCAATCAGAACGCGCTGCTTCTCGCCCCCCGACAGCTCGTGGATCGACCGGGCGGCAAGCCGTTCGGCATCCACGGTGCGCAGGGCCTGCAGGGCGATCTCGAGATCCCGTTCGCTCTCGAACTGAAGGCGTTTGAGGTGGGGCGAACGCCCCATCAGCACGACCTCCAGCACACTGAATGAAAAACGGAAGGCATGCTCCTGAGCGACGAAGGCGATCTTTTGCGCGAGTTCCCTGCGTTTGAACGCGGCGACAGGCCGGCCGGCATAGAGCACCGCGCCGCTCTCCGGCTTGAGCAGCCCGCCCATGATCTTCAAGAGGGTGCTCTTGCCGGATCCGTTCGGGCCGAGGATCCCTACGAGTTCACGGGCCCCGACCTCCAGGCGGACCCCCTGGATCGCCCAGGTGTCCTCATAGCGATAGCTCACGGTGTCGAGGGTCAGGATCGGTTCCATTGGCTGCCTCGTGTCCGCAGAAGGATCATGAAAAAAGGGGCGCCCAGGAAGGCCGTCACGACTCCGACGGGCAGCTCGCTCGGCGAGACCACCCACCGCGCGAAGGTGTCGCAGACGATTAGGAGGACGGCTCCTCCGATCGCCGAAACGGGGATGAGAAGCCGGTGGTCGGGGCCGAACGCCATGCGCGCGAGATGGGGTACGATCAAACCGACGAAACCGATCAGACCCGAAAGAGAGACGACCAGCCCGGTCATCAGGGAGACCAGCAGAAAACAGTGTATCTTCGTCCGTTCGACATCCACCCCCATGTGGCAGGCCGCTTCGTCTCCCAGGGTCATGAGGTTCAGATCCCGGCCGAAGCCGTAAAGGACGACCGCCGCCAGGATCACGACCGGGGCGATGAGCGCGGATTGCCCGAAATGGCTCTGCGACAGGTCCCCGTAAAGCCAGAACAGCATGGTGTGCAGCCGGCTGTCCGTGGAGGTGGAGACGAAGAACATGATCACGGCCGTGAAAAAGGCGTTGATGATCACCCCGGTGAGGAGGATGGTCGAGGACTCCATCCCCATCCTGCGGGTTCCGAGGAGGAGCACCAGGAGGATGGTCACCAGCGCCCCTGCAAACGAGAATGCCGGGATGCCGAACTGGAAGCTGAAGCCGAGCATGATCCCGATGATGGCCCCCAGTGCGGCCCCGCTCGACACCCCGAGTATGAAGGGTTCTGCGAGCGGGTTGCGGAGGAGCGCCTGGAAGACGGCGCCTCCCAGAGAGAGGGCGAAACCGACGAGACCGGCGAGCAGGACACGGGGGAGGCGGACCTTGAGGACGATCAGTTCG
It contains:
- a CDS encoding MotA/TolQ/ExbB proton channel family protein codes for the protein MIDIFLSGGPIMYPLLLCSILSLTVVIEKALFWLREDRRRDQSLVNEVLELCRTGDWEGVRIKTAGSRDYVIRILISGILHREFSMAKAMETSAADEVKRMRRYLGVLDTMITVTPLLGIFGTVLGIIASFEVLGNMGIEEPQAVTGGIAQALITTAAGLGIAIFSVFPYNYFTSRVENAVLTIEKYATSLEIVYEKLTQHCLSEGPGNEQKARVQATANG
- a CDS encoding ABC transporter ATP-binding protein, which translates into the protein MEPILTLDTVSYRYEDTWAIQGVRLEVGARELVGILGPNGSGKSTLLKIMGGLLKPESGAVLYAGRPVAAFKRRELAQKIAFVAQEHAFRFSFSVLEVVLMGRSPHLKRLQFESERDLEIALQALRTVDAERLAARSIHELSGGEKQRVLIARALAQDPEIILLDEPTAFLDIKYKMEIFELISSLVRDKQVSVVAVTHDIDLAALYCNRLVILENGRLFSAGTPAEVVTSEGISAAYDCRVLVDRNPATGAPRVSLVGRAGRCTGGPACGKAPSTAY
- a CDS encoding FecCD family ABC transporter permease, which produces MILHRRVTPGKVVFISMVMTGILAGAILFSLWLGTADIPFSALCRTLLGESTGGTTELIVLKVRLPRVLLAGLVGFALSLGGAVFQALLRNPLAEPFILGVSSGAALGAIIGIMLGFSFQFGIPAFSFAGALVTILLVLLLGTRRMGMESSTILLTGVIINAFFTAVIMFFVSTSTDSRLHTMLFWLYGDLSQSHFGQSALIAPVVILAAVVLYGFGRDLNLMTLGDEAACHMGVDVERTKIHCFLLVSLMTGLVVSLSGLIGFVGLIVPHLARMAFGPDHRLLIPVSAIGGAVLLIVCDTFARWVVSPSELPVGVVTAFLGAPFFMILLRTRGSQWNRS